A genomic window from Nicotiana sylvestris chromosome 11, ASM39365v2, whole genome shotgun sequence includes:
- the LOC104243087 gene encoding DNA repair protein RAD5A isoform X3 → MGNKIAEELVSTVRSIVGDEYTEMDIIRALHMAKNDPTAAINIIFDTPSFKKLEIVNVISNSSSNNTSEIQKLEPSTVSSNEGLNINESRIESECDRGSEWWYVGCGEVAGMSTCKGRILKAGEEVQFTFPVEKKKLSSASPAGKFGRGRQAAAACSEIVRFSTKACGEAEFTPADLYTRKRPLSEQDSSGGPASVLHANLSKSSSSADGDKVENDETISDTDLDYIVGSADNSEIQEMEPPSTLQCELRPYQKQALHWMTQLERGRTTDEAATTLHPCWDAYRLKDERELVVYLNAFSGDATTEFPSTLEMARGGILADSMGLGKTIMTIALLLSHSERGGSSGSQPTSQLSGENGEASNILGQSTTFAKKSAKFSSLDKLLKHKPTLISGGNLIICPMTLLGQWKAEIEAHAQPGALSLYVYYGQTRSKDTKVLARSDVVLTTYGVLASEFSTENAEDSGGLFSIRWFRVVLDEAHTIKSSKSQISNAAAALIADRRWCLTGTPIQNNLEDIYSLLRFLRIEPWGSWAWWNKLVQKPFEEGDERGLKLVQQILRSIMLRRTKSSTDREGRPILVLPPADIQVTYCELTEVERDFYDALYKRSKVKFDQFVEQGRVLHNYASILELLLRLRQCCDHPFLVMSRGDTQEFSDLNKLAKRFLKGGKETGEGKDVPSRAYIQEVVEELRKGEQGECPICLEAFEDAVLTPCAHRLCRECLLASWRSSTSGLCPVCRNTVSKQELITAPTDSRFQIDVEKNWVESSKVSALLGELERLRSVGSKSIVFSQWTAFLDLLQIPLSRSNIPFVRLDGTLNQQQREKVIKKFSEEDGILVLLMSLKAGGVGINLTAASNAFVMDPWWNPAVEEQAVMRVHRIGQTQQVMIKRFIVKGSVEERMEAVQARKQRMISGALTDQEVRTARIEELKMLFA, encoded by the exons ATGGGGAACAAGATCGCAGAGGAGCTCGTTTCTACGGTACGGTCCATTGTTGGCGATGAATATACAGAGATGGACATAATTAGAGCACTTCACATGGCCAAAAACGACCCCACAGCTGCAATTAATATCATTTTTGACACCCCAAGTTTCAAGAAACTCGAAATTGTAAATGTAATTTCAAATTCAAGCAGTAATAATACTAGTGAGATCCAAAAACTTGAGCCTAGTACAGTTTCTTCAAATGAGGGATTAAATATTAATGAGAGTAGAATTGAGAGTGAGTGTGACAGGGGGAGTGAGTGGTGGTATGTGGGGTGTGGTGAGGTGGCGGGTATGTCAACATGTAAAGGAAGGATATTGAAGGCTGGCGAGGAAGTTCAATTTACGTTCCCTGTGGAGAAGAAGAAATTGAGTTCAGCTTCACCAGCTGGGAAGTTTGGACGAGGGCGTCAAGCGGCTGCTGCTTGTTCTGAAATTGTAAGGTTTTCTACCAAGGCTTGTGGAGAG GCAGAATTCACTCCAGCTGATTTATACACGAGGAAGCGGCCTTTGAGCGAACAG GACAGCTCTGGTGGTCCTGCCTCAGTATTGCACGCGAACTTATCCAAAAGCTCTTCATCTGCAGATGGAGATAAAGTTGAGAATGATGAGACAATTTCTGATACTGATCTTGATTATATTGTTGGTTCAGCTGATAACTCGGAGATACAG GAAATGGAACCACCAAGTACACTCCAGTGCGAACTGCGACCCTATCAGAAGCAGGCACTTCATTGGATGACACAACTGGAGAGGGGAAGAACCACGGATGAAGCGGCAACAACTCTGCATCCATGTTGGGATGCTTACCGTCTGAAAGACGA GAGGGAGCTTGTTGTTTACTTGAATGCATTTTCGGGTGATGCGACCACTGAATTCCCGAGTACCCTTGAAATGGCTAGAGGAGGA ATTTTGGCAGATTCAATGGGGTTAGGGAAGACTATAATGACTATAGCTCTCCTCCTCAGTCATTCTGAAAGAGGTGGATCATCAGGGAGCCAACCTACAAGCCAGCTGTCTGGTGAAAATGGTGAAGCTAGTAATATTTTAGGTCAATCTACAACTTTTGCAAAGAAATCAGCAAAATTCTCTAGTCTTGATAAGCTCCTGAAACATAAGCCCACACTTATCTCTGGTGGGAATCTGATAATATGTCCAATGACACTACTAGGTCAATGGAAG GCAGAGATTGAAGCCCATGCACAACCTGGTGCTCTATCTCTTTATGTTTACTATGGGCAGACAAGATCAAAGGATACAAAAGTGCTTGCTCGAAGTGATGTCGTGCTGACAACATATGGAGTGTTGGCCTCCGAATTTTCTACAGAG AATGCTGAGGACAGTGGGGGACTTTTCTCTATTAGATGGTTTAGAGTGGTGCTTGATGAGGCACATACTATCAAATCTTCTAAAAGCCAAATCTCCAATGCTGCTGCTGCTCTTATTGCTGACCGTCGGTGGTGTCTTACTGGTACCCCTATCCAG AACAATCTGGAGGATATTTACAGTCTTCTTAGATTTTTGAGGATCGAACCATGGGGAAGCTGGGCATG GTGGAACAAGCTTGTTCAGAAACCTTTTGAGGAGGGAGATGAGAGGGGGCTAAAGTTGGTTCAACAAATTTTAAGATCGATCATGTTGAGAAGAACAAAGTCTAGTACAGACAGGGAAGGCAG ACCAATTTTAGTTCTACCACCAGCAGATATTCAAGTGACATATTGTGAACTAACAGAAGTAGAGCGCGACTTCTATGATGCATTGTATAAAAGATCCAAG GTGAAGTTTGATCAGTTTGTTGAGCAAGGGCGAGTTCTCCACAACTATGCTTCTATATTGGAGTTGCTTTTGCGACTTCGTCAATGTTGTGACCACCCGTTTCTTGTAATGAG TCGAGGTGATACCCAAGAATTCTCCGATCTAAATAAGCTTGCTAAACGTTTCCTTAAGGGTGGTAAGGAGACTGGAGAAGGCAAAGATGTTCCTTCACGTGCTTACATTCaggaggttgtggaagagttgCGGAAGGGAGAACAGGGAGAATGTCCTATTTGTCTTGAAGCTTTTGAAGATGCAGTCTTGACTCCATGTGCTCATAGGTTATGTCGAGAGTGTCTCTTGGCAAGCTGGCGAAGTTCTACTTCCGGCCTTTGTCCTGTTTGTAG AAACACTGTCAGTAAGCAGGAGCTTATAACGGCCCCGACAGATAGCCGCTTTCAGATTGATGTTGAGAAGAATTGGGTGGAGTCATCAAAAGTATCAGCCTTGTTGGGTGAACTAGAACGTCTTCGTTCCGTTGGCTCCAAAAGCATTGTTTTTAGTCAGTGGACTGCCTTCTTAGATTTATTGCAGATTCCTCTTTCTCG TAGTAATATTCCATTTGTTCGCCTTGATGGGACGTTAAACCAGCAACAACGTGAGAAAGTAATAAAGAAGTTCTCAGAAGAGGATGGCATATTG GTGTTGCTAATGTCATTGAAGGCTGGTGGTGTTGGGATAAACCTGACGGCTGCATCTAATGCTTTTGTCATG GATCCGTGGTGGAATCCAGCTGTTGAGGAACAAGCGGTCATGCGTGTTCATCGTATTGGACAAACTCAGCAAGTAATGATTAAACGATTCATTGTGAAG GGTTCAGTTGAGGAAAGAATGGAGGCAGTACAAGCTAGGAAGCAACGGATGATTTCTGGTGCTTTGACGGACCAAGAAGTTCGGACTGCAAGAATTGAGGAACTTAAGATGCTTTTTGCATAG
- the LOC104243087 gene encoding DNA repair protein RAD5A isoform X1, whose amino-acid sequence MGNKIAEELVSTVRSIVGDEYTEMDIIRALHMAKNDPTAAINIIFDTPSFKKLEIVNVISNSSSNNTSEIQKLEPSTVSSNEGLNINESRIESECDRGSEWWYVGCGEVAGMSTCKGRILKAGEEVQFTFPVEKKKLSSASPAGKFGRGRQAAAACSEIVRFSTKACGEMGRIPNEWARCILPLVRDKKIRIEGCCKSAPNILAIMDSVLLSVRVYINSSMFHKSHQTSLKARSTDDTVVHPLPTLFHLLGLTPFKKAEFTPADLYTRKRPLSEQDSSGGPASVLHANLSKSSSSADGDKVENDETISDTDLDYIVGSADNSEIQEMEPPSTLQCELRPYQKQALHWMTQLERGRTTDEAATTLHPCWDAYRLKDERELVVYLNAFSGDATTEFPSTLEMARGGILADSMGLGKTIMTIALLLSHSERGGSSGSQPTSQLSGENGEASNILGQSTTFAKKSAKFSSLDKLLKHKPTLISGGNLIICPMTLLGQWKAEIEAHAQPGALSLYVYYGQTRSKDTKVLARSDVVLTTYGVLASEFSTENAEDSGGLFSIRWFRVVLDEAHTIKSSKSQISNAAAALIADRRWCLTGTPIQNNLEDIYSLLRFLRIEPWGSWAWWNKLVQKPFEEGDERGLKLVQQILRSIMLRRTKSSTDREGRPILVLPPADIQVTYCELTEVERDFYDALYKRSKVKFDQFVEQGRVLHNYASILELLLRLRQCCDHPFLVMSRGDTQEFSDLNKLAKRFLKGGKETGEGKDVPSRAYIQEVVEELRKGEQGECPICLEAFEDAVLTPCAHRLCRECLLASWRSSTSGLCPVCRNTVSKQELITAPTDSRFQIDVEKNWVESSKVSALLGELERLRSVGSKSIVFSQWTAFLDLLQIPLSRSNIPFVRLDGTLNQQQREKVIKKFSEEDGILVLLMSLKAGGVGINLTAASNAFVMDPWWNPAVEEQAVMRVHRIGQTQQVMIKRFIVKGSVEERMEAVQARKQRMISGALTDQEVRTARIEELKMLFA is encoded by the exons ATGGGGAACAAGATCGCAGAGGAGCTCGTTTCTACGGTACGGTCCATTGTTGGCGATGAATATACAGAGATGGACATAATTAGAGCACTTCACATGGCCAAAAACGACCCCACAGCTGCAATTAATATCATTTTTGACACCCCAAGTTTCAAGAAACTCGAAATTGTAAATGTAATTTCAAATTCAAGCAGTAATAATACTAGTGAGATCCAAAAACTTGAGCCTAGTACAGTTTCTTCAAATGAGGGATTAAATATTAATGAGAGTAGAATTGAGAGTGAGTGTGACAGGGGGAGTGAGTGGTGGTATGTGGGGTGTGGTGAGGTGGCGGGTATGTCAACATGTAAAGGAAGGATATTGAAGGCTGGCGAGGAAGTTCAATTTACGTTCCCTGTGGAGAAGAAGAAATTGAGTTCAGCTTCACCAGCTGGGAAGTTTGGACGAGGGCGTCAAGCGGCTGCTGCTTGTTCTGAAATTGTAAGGTTTTCTACCAAGGCTTGTGGAGAG ATGGGGCGTATTCCAAATGAATGGGCTCGATGTATTCTGCCGTTGGTGAGGGATAAGAAGATTAGAATTGAAGGGTGTTGCAAATCAGCTCCTAATATATTGGCGATTATGGACTCTGTTCTTTTGTCCGTCAG AGTGTATATTAATAGCTCCATGTTCCATAAAAGCCATCAGACATCACTAAAGGCTAGATCTACAGATGATACAGTTGTTCACCCCCTTCCAACTTTGTTCCATTTGCTCGGACTTACTCCTTTTAAGAAG GCAGAATTCACTCCAGCTGATTTATACACGAGGAAGCGGCCTTTGAGCGAACAG GACAGCTCTGGTGGTCCTGCCTCAGTATTGCACGCGAACTTATCCAAAAGCTCTTCATCTGCAGATGGAGATAAAGTTGAGAATGATGAGACAATTTCTGATACTGATCTTGATTATATTGTTGGTTCAGCTGATAACTCGGAGATACAG GAAATGGAACCACCAAGTACACTCCAGTGCGAACTGCGACCCTATCAGAAGCAGGCACTTCATTGGATGACACAACTGGAGAGGGGAAGAACCACGGATGAAGCGGCAACAACTCTGCATCCATGTTGGGATGCTTACCGTCTGAAAGACGA GAGGGAGCTTGTTGTTTACTTGAATGCATTTTCGGGTGATGCGACCACTGAATTCCCGAGTACCCTTGAAATGGCTAGAGGAGGA ATTTTGGCAGATTCAATGGGGTTAGGGAAGACTATAATGACTATAGCTCTCCTCCTCAGTCATTCTGAAAGAGGTGGATCATCAGGGAGCCAACCTACAAGCCAGCTGTCTGGTGAAAATGGTGAAGCTAGTAATATTTTAGGTCAATCTACAACTTTTGCAAAGAAATCAGCAAAATTCTCTAGTCTTGATAAGCTCCTGAAACATAAGCCCACACTTATCTCTGGTGGGAATCTGATAATATGTCCAATGACACTACTAGGTCAATGGAAG GCAGAGATTGAAGCCCATGCACAACCTGGTGCTCTATCTCTTTATGTTTACTATGGGCAGACAAGATCAAAGGATACAAAAGTGCTTGCTCGAAGTGATGTCGTGCTGACAACATATGGAGTGTTGGCCTCCGAATTTTCTACAGAG AATGCTGAGGACAGTGGGGGACTTTTCTCTATTAGATGGTTTAGAGTGGTGCTTGATGAGGCACATACTATCAAATCTTCTAAAAGCCAAATCTCCAATGCTGCTGCTGCTCTTATTGCTGACCGTCGGTGGTGTCTTACTGGTACCCCTATCCAG AACAATCTGGAGGATATTTACAGTCTTCTTAGATTTTTGAGGATCGAACCATGGGGAAGCTGGGCATG GTGGAACAAGCTTGTTCAGAAACCTTTTGAGGAGGGAGATGAGAGGGGGCTAAAGTTGGTTCAACAAATTTTAAGATCGATCATGTTGAGAAGAACAAAGTCTAGTACAGACAGGGAAGGCAG ACCAATTTTAGTTCTACCACCAGCAGATATTCAAGTGACATATTGTGAACTAACAGAAGTAGAGCGCGACTTCTATGATGCATTGTATAAAAGATCCAAG GTGAAGTTTGATCAGTTTGTTGAGCAAGGGCGAGTTCTCCACAACTATGCTTCTATATTGGAGTTGCTTTTGCGACTTCGTCAATGTTGTGACCACCCGTTTCTTGTAATGAG TCGAGGTGATACCCAAGAATTCTCCGATCTAAATAAGCTTGCTAAACGTTTCCTTAAGGGTGGTAAGGAGACTGGAGAAGGCAAAGATGTTCCTTCACGTGCTTACATTCaggaggttgtggaagagttgCGGAAGGGAGAACAGGGAGAATGTCCTATTTGTCTTGAAGCTTTTGAAGATGCAGTCTTGACTCCATGTGCTCATAGGTTATGTCGAGAGTGTCTCTTGGCAAGCTGGCGAAGTTCTACTTCCGGCCTTTGTCCTGTTTGTAG AAACACTGTCAGTAAGCAGGAGCTTATAACGGCCCCGACAGATAGCCGCTTTCAGATTGATGTTGAGAAGAATTGGGTGGAGTCATCAAAAGTATCAGCCTTGTTGGGTGAACTAGAACGTCTTCGTTCCGTTGGCTCCAAAAGCATTGTTTTTAGTCAGTGGACTGCCTTCTTAGATTTATTGCAGATTCCTCTTTCTCG TAGTAATATTCCATTTGTTCGCCTTGATGGGACGTTAAACCAGCAACAACGTGAGAAAGTAATAAAGAAGTTCTCAGAAGAGGATGGCATATTG GTGTTGCTAATGTCATTGAAGGCTGGTGGTGTTGGGATAAACCTGACGGCTGCATCTAATGCTTTTGTCATG GATCCGTGGTGGAATCCAGCTGTTGAGGAACAAGCGGTCATGCGTGTTCATCGTATTGGACAAACTCAGCAAGTAATGATTAAACGATTCATTGTGAAG GGTTCAGTTGAGGAAAGAATGGAGGCAGTACAAGCTAGGAAGCAACGGATGATTTCTGGTGCTTTGACGGACCAAGAAGTTCGGACTGCAAGAATTGAGGAACTTAAGATGCTTTTTGCATAG
- the LOC104243087 gene encoding DNA repair protein RAD5A isoform X2, translating into MGNKIAEELVSTVRSIVGDEYTEMDIIRALHMAKNDPTAAINIIFDTPSFKKLEIVNVISNSSSNNTSEIQKLEPSTVSSNEGLNINESRIESECDRGSEWWYVGCGEVAGMSTCKGRILKAGEEVQFTFPVEKKKLSSASPAGKFGRGRQAAAACSEIVRFSTKACGEMGRIPNEWARCILPLVRDKKIRIEGCCKSAPNILAIMDSVLLSVRVYINSSMFHKSHQTSLKARSTDDTVVHPLPTLFHLLGLTPFKKAEFTPADLYTRKRPLSEQDSSGGPASVLHANLSKSSSSADGDKVENDETISDTDLDYIVGSADNSEIQEMEPPSTLQCELRPYQKQALHWMTQLERGRTTDEAATTLHPCWDAYRLKDERELVVYLNAFSGDATTEFPSTLEMARGGILADSMGLGKTIMTIALLLSHSERGGSSGSQPTSQLSGENGEASNILGQSTTFAKKSAKFSSLDKLLKHKPTLISGGNLIICPMTLLGQWKAEIEAHAQPGALSLYVYYGQTRSKDTKVLARSDVVLTTYGVLASEFSTENAEDSGGLFSIRWFRVVLDEAHTIKSSKSQISNAAAALIADRRWCLTGTPIQNNLEDIYSLLRFLRIEPWGSWAWWNKLVQKPFEEGDERGLKLVQQILRSIMLRRTKSSTDREGRPILVLPPADIQVTYCELTEVERDFYDALYKRSKVKFDQFVEQGRVLHNYASILELLLRLRQCCDHPFLVMSRGDTQEFSDLNKLAKRFLKGGKETGEGKDVPSRAYIQEVVEELRKGEQGECPICLEAFEDAVLTPCAHRLCRECLLASWRSSTSGLCPVCRNTVSKQELITAPTDSRFQIDVEKNWVESSKVSALLGELERLRSVGSKSIVFSQWTAFLDLLQIPLSRNIPFVRLDGTLNQQQREKVIKKFSEEDGILVLLMSLKAGGVGINLTAASNAFVMDPWWNPAVEEQAVMRVHRIGQTQQVMIKRFIVKGSVEERMEAVQARKQRMISGALTDQEVRTARIEELKMLFA; encoded by the exons ATGGGGAACAAGATCGCAGAGGAGCTCGTTTCTACGGTACGGTCCATTGTTGGCGATGAATATACAGAGATGGACATAATTAGAGCACTTCACATGGCCAAAAACGACCCCACAGCTGCAATTAATATCATTTTTGACACCCCAAGTTTCAAGAAACTCGAAATTGTAAATGTAATTTCAAATTCAAGCAGTAATAATACTAGTGAGATCCAAAAACTTGAGCCTAGTACAGTTTCTTCAAATGAGGGATTAAATATTAATGAGAGTAGAATTGAGAGTGAGTGTGACAGGGGGAGTGAGTGGTGGTATGTGGGGTGTGGTGAGGTGGCGGGTATGTCAACATGTAAAGGAAGGATATTGAAGGCTGGCGAGGAAGTTCAATTTACGTTCCCTGTGGAGAAGAAGAAATTGAGTTCAGCTTCACCAGCTGGGAAGTTTGGACGAGGGCGTCAAGCGGCTGCTGCTTGTTCTGAAATTGTAAGGTTTTCTACCAAGGCTTGTGGAGAG ATGGGGCGTATTCCAAATGAATGGGCTCGATGTATTCTGCCGTTGGTGAGGGATAAGAAGATTAGAATTGAAGGGTGTTGCAAATCAGCTCCTAATATATTGGCGATTATGGACTCTGTTCTTTTGTCCGTCAG AGTGTATATTAATAGCTCCATGTTCCATAAAAGCCATCAGACATCACTAAAGGCTAGATCTACAGATGATACAGTTGTTCACCCCCTTCCAACTTTGTTCCATTTGCTCGGACTTACTCCTTTTAAGAAG GCAGAATTCACTCCAGCTGATTTATACACGAGGAAGCGGCCTTTGAGCGAACAG GACAGCTCTGGTGGTCCTGCCTCAGTATTGCACGCGAACTTATCCAAAAGCTCTTCATCTGCAGATGGAGATAAAGTTGAGAATGATGAGACAATTTCTGATACTGATCTTGATTATATTGTTGGTTCAGCTGATAACTCGGAGATACAG GAAATGGAACCACCAAGTACACTCCAGTGCGAACTGCGACCCTATCAGAAGCAGGCACTTCATTGGATGACACAACTGGAGAGGGGAAGAACCACGGATGAAGCGGCAACAACTCTGCATCCATGTTGGGATGCTTACCGTCTGAAAGACGA GAGGGAGCTTGTTGTTTACTTGAATGCATTTTCGGGTGATGCGACCACTGAATTCCCGAGTACCCTTGAAATGGCTAGAGGAGGA ATTTTGGCAGATTCAATGGGGTTAGGGAAGACTATAATGACTATAGCTCTCCTCCTCAGTCATTCTGAAAGAGGTGGATCATCAGGGAGCCAACCTACAAGCCAGCTGTCTGGTGAAAATGGTGAAGCTAGTAATATTTTAGGTCAATCTACAACTTTTGCAAAGAAATCAGCAAAATTCTCTAGTCTTGATAAGCTCCTGAAACATAAGCCCACACTTATCTCTGGTGGGAATCTGATAATATGTCCAATGACACTACTAGGTCAATGGAAG GCAGAGATTGAAGCCCATGCACAACCTGGTGCTCTATCTCTTTATGTTTACTATGGGCAGACAAGATCAAAGGATACAAAAGTGCTTGCTCGAAGTGATGTCGTGCTGACAACATATGGAGTGTTGGCCTCCGAATTTTCTACAGAG AATGCTGAGGACAGTGGGGGACTTTTCTCTATTAGATGGTTTAGAGTGGTGCTTGATGAGGCACATACTATCAAATCTTCTAAAAGCCAAATCTCCAATGCTGCTGCTGCTCTTATTGCTGACCGTCGGTGGTGTCTTACTGGTACCCCTATCCAG AACAATCTGGAGGATATTTACAGTCTTCTTAGATTTTTGAGGATCGAACCATGGGGAAGCTGGGCATG GTGGAACAAGCTTGTTCAGAAACCTTTTGAGGAGGGAGATGAGAGGGGGCTAAAGTTGGTTCAACAAATTTTAAGATCGATCATGTTGAGAAGAACAAAGTCTAGTACAGACAGGGAAGGCAG ACCAATTTTAGTTCTACCACCAGCAGATATTCAAGTGACATATTGTGAACTAACAGAAGTAGAGCGCGACTTCTATGATGCATTGTATAAAAGATCCAAG GTGAAGTTTGATCAGTTTGTTGAGCAAGGGCGAGTTCTCCACAACTATGCTTCTATATTGGAGTTGCTTTTGCGACTTCGTCAATGTTGTGACCACCCGTTTCTTGTAATGAG TCGAGGTGATACCCAAGAATTCTCCGATCTAAATAAGCTTGCTAAACGTTTCCTTAAGGGTGGTAAGGAGACTGGAGAAGGCAAAGATGTTCCTTCACGTGCTTACATTCaggaggttgtggaagagttgCGGAAGGGAGAACAGGGAGAATGTCCTATTTGTCTTGAAGCTTTTGAAGATGCAGTCTTGACTCCATGTGCTCATAGGTTATGTCGAGAGTGTCTCTTGGCAAGCTGGCGAAGTTCTACTTCCGGCCTTTGTCCTGTTTGTAG AAACACTGTCAGTAAGCAGGAGCTTATAACGGCCCCGACAGATAGCCGCTTTCAGATTGATGTTGAGAAGAATTGGGTGGAGTCATCAAAAGTATCAGCCTTGTTGGGTGAACTAGAACGTCTTCGTTCCGTTGGCTCCAAAAGCATTGTTTTTAGTCAGTGGACTGCCTTCTTAGATTTATTGCAGATTCCTCTTTCTCG TAATATTCCATTTGTTCGCCTTGATGGGACGTTAAACCAGCAACAACGTGAGAAAGTAATAAAGAAGTTCTCAGAAGAGGATGGCATATTG GTGTTGCTAATGTCATTGAAGGCTGGTGGTGTTGGGATAAACCTGACGGCTGCATCTAATGCTTTTGTCATG GATCCGTGGTGGAATCCAGCTGTTGAGGAACAAGCGGTCATGCGTGTTCATCGTATTGGACAAACTCAGCAAGTAATGATTAAACGATTCATTGTGAAG GGTTCAGTTGAGGAAAGAATGGAGGCAGTACAAGCTAGGAAGCAACGGATGATTTCTGGTGCTTTGACGGACCAAGAAGTTCGGACTGCAAGAATTGAGGAACTTAAGATGCTTTTTGCATAG